From the genome of Prevotella herbatica, one region includes:
- a CDS encoding outer membrane beta-barrel protein yields MKPQKGQDEYYVTTHRMKKIHYINEVTVKATRIQVAYRGDTIVYDASAFNLPDGSMLDALVRQLPGAKINDRGEIYIHGEKIDYLTLNGNDFFKGKNQVIMENLPYFTIKDLKVYHKERPLSEQNGIERRKDYVMDVRLKKKYVNSSLVNGEAGAGTKDRWKARIFGLMMGDETHIATFANTNNTNEDHKPGMDGSWDPASSPKGVKTTKQAGFTLEKNTNGYRTRENLDVLAKWDDDNIREIDHKESFSSEGNILKNTTSTTQNKNIDLSLAQVYAHEGNINFYTEFFLNYSNQKRYSESIDSLFQNRFINLQNYYSNNNHKMFDTRLHVNFGFRLPWRHYLSLDLNGTYNTNKPNNSSTNQSIYYADLSKYKKLEYFNDNANNHYSYSAELGYNIHLPKGWSFGPSLSFTNRQDNKTQNYFAKDSLDDHLGTNSYNYHSTEHRWQAALNVTKNINNSIFSLKIPVDWVKEQMYYHQSLLDTIANRSKVLFNPNLWYSRFGKNKQTIRYSMNVEQPSFDLLMPYKNSINPLSLAINNPNLRNRITHDLQMSTNIRNDSIDLTWWVKAHASCILHEWGNHVNYDTTTGSYTYRMDNVSKPNWQANLEMGLEKYLDLKKRISLDIDGTIKYDHNVDFDIAYNNTTANLSLVKTLVTGLNAKLNYRYETFSAGLTGKVSGRFSRSDRTDFTSINAYDYQYGGKLQYTIPIIKFTIATDATMYSRRGYGSSLMNTNDFLLNAQLTHPFTKGRIIAKLQTFDLLHQMKSTKYSVNAQGRTEIRYNNIPSYLMFSLSFNLIKGKQK; encoded by the coding sequence ATGAAACCCCAAAAAGGACAAGACGAGTATTATGTCACGACCCATCGTATGAAGAAAATTCATTATATTAACGAGGTTACAGTAAAAGCAACTAGAATACAAGTCGCTTATCGGGGTGACACTATCGTTTACGACGCCTCAGCTTTCAATCTTCCTGACGGTTCTATGCTTGATGCGCTTGTCAGACAACTTCCGGGAGCCAAAATCAATGATCGGGGAGAAATTTACATTCATGGCGAAAAGATAGATTACTTGACATTAAATGGAAATGATTTCTTTAAAGGAAAGAATCAAGTAATTATGGAAAACCTACCCTACTTCACTATTAAAGATCTCAAAGTTTACCATAAGGAAAGACCACTATCTGAACAGAATGGTATTGAAAGAAGGAAAGACTACGTGATGGATGTACGCCTTAAAAAGAAATACGTGAACAGTTCTCTGGTCAATGGAGAAGCAGGAGCCGGAACTAAAGATAGATGGAAAGCTCGCATTTTTGGTCTTATGATGGGTGACGAGACTCATATTGCAACTTTTGCCAATACAAACAATACAAATGAAGACCACAAGCCAGGAATGGATGGAAGCTGGGATCCGGCATCATCCCCAAAGGGAGTAAAGACCACAAAACAAGCTGGATTTACGCTTGAGAAGAATACGAATGGATATCGTACACGCGAAAATCTTGACGTATTAGCAAAATGGGATGATGATAACATCCGAGAAATCGATCACAAAGAATCTTTTTCCTCAGAAGGGAATATCCTAAAAAACACAACTTCAACCACGCAAAACAAAAACATAGATTTATCTTTAGCCCAAGTTTACGCTCATGAAGGGAATATCAATTTCTATACTGAATTTTTTCTTAACTATAGTAACCAAAAGAGATACTCAGAGAGTATAGATTCTCTTTTTCAGAACAGGTTTATTAATCTTCAAAATTATTATTCGAACAACAATCACAAAATGTTCGATACAAGACTCCATGTAAATTTTGGTTTTCGCTTACCTTGGAGACACTACCTTAGTTTGGATCTAAACGGAACTTATAATACCAATAAGCCAAACAACAGCAGCACCAACCAGAGTATATATTATGCAGATCTATCTAAATATAAAAAACTGGAATACTTTAACGACAATGCTAACAATCACTATTCATATTCTGCAGAATTGGGGTATAACATACATCTACCTAAAGGCTGGTCATTCGGGCCGTCTCTCTCTTTTACCAATAGACAGGATAACAAAACGCAAAACTACTTTGCCAAAGATTCCTTAGATGATCATCTTGGTACAAATAGTTACAATTATCATTCAACAGAACATAGATGGCAGGCAGCATTGAATGTTACTAAGAACATTAACAACTCAATATTCTCCCTAAAGATTCCTGTAGATTGGGTGAAAGAACAGATGTATTATCATCAATCTTTACTTGACACAATAGCTAACCGCTCAAAAGTTTTATTTAACCCTAATTTGTGGTATAGTCGCTTTGGAAAGAATAAACAAACGATCAGATATAGCATGAACGTAGAGCAGCCCTCTTTTGATCTTCTTATGCCATATAAAAACAGTATTAATCCTCTATCATTAGCCATAAATAATCCGAATCTAAGAAACAGAATAACTCACGATTTACAAATGAGTACGAATATTCGCAATGATTCCATAGACCTTACATGGTGGGTAAAGGCGCATGCAAGCTGTATTCTTCACGAATGGGGCAATCATGTCAATTATGACACCACAACAGGTAGCTATACTTACAGAATGGATAATGTTTCAAAGCCTAATTGGCAAGCTAATTTGGAAATGGGATTAGAGAAATACTTGGACCTTAAAAAACGAATCAGTCTAGATATAGATGGCACCATTAAGTATGATCACAATGTTGATTTTGATATCGCATATAATAACACAACTGCCAATCTTAGTCTTGTGAAAACCCTTGTAACAGGATTGAATGCAAAATTAAACTATCGCTACGAAACATTCTCTGCAGGGCTAACGGGTAAAGTATCTGGCAGATTCTCTAGAAGTGACCGAACAGATTTCACTTCTATCAATGCCTATGACTACCAATATGGAGGCAAATTGCAGTACACAATCCCTATCATCAAATTTACAATAGCGACAGATGCAACGATGTACAGTCGGCGTGGTTATGGTAGTAGTTTAATGAATACCAATGATTTCTTATTGAATGCCCAGCTAACCCATCCTTTTACCAAAGGCAGAATTATTGCAAAACTTCAAACATTTGACTTGCTTCACCAAATGAAGTCAACAAAATATTCAGTAAATGCACAAGGAAGGACAGAAATACGGTATAATAATATTCCAAGCTATCTAATGTTCTCATTATCTTTTAACCTCATAAAAGGAAAACAAAAATAA
- a CDS encoding acyl carrier protein yields the protein MTKEEALEALSSIFAEVLDEKDIELDYQMTANDVDRWDSITNMTIISEIESRFNIKLKLREIIKLKNVGALCDAIVSKSK from the coding sequence ATGACAAAAGAAGAAGCTCTTGAAGCACTCAGCAGCATATTTGCCGAGGTGCTTGACGAAAAAGACATTGAACTCGATTACCAAATGACCGCCAACGATGTGGACCGATGGGATTCGATAACAAACATGACTATTATCAGTGAGATAGAAAGTAGATTCAACATCAAACTGAAGCTTAGGGAAATAATAAAACTGAAGAACGTGGGCGCACTATGCGACGCAATAGTTTCTAAAAGTAAATAA
- a CDS encoding carboxypeptidase-like regulatory domain-containing protein, producing the protein MKEMKRVYLLLISITISLSALCQTSKHFTGTVKNANGQNIEYVTVVVKDMDIRTITDARGNFSVVVPDNNSPKLVFSHVAYSSKTVDIKGMSDKSHLDVVMEPSAYTLTDFTVVGKKIKEKTLKHKGLPFPGDVVFRGRNNIGVEMGITVKPKHDFHVKNIYLPVHKSTYSKCTLSVNVYEIFNKDSLVNILHKPIYSVVEESQAKHTLEITPQEPLVFTNHKGYYVSIEIVDTQSDGAIYLPAYLKTSYVRDPDSSKVKKIPINLGLSIKGFEY; encoded by the coding sequence ATGAAAGAAATGAAAAGAGTTTATTTATTATTAATAAGCATCACAATATCTTTATCTGCATTATGCCAGACTTCAAAACATTTTACAGGAACTGTAAAGAATGCAAATGGACAGAATATAGAATACGTAACCGTTGTAGTTAAAGACATGGACATAAGAACAATAACAGATGCGCGTGGTAATTTCTCTGTCGTTGTTCCTGATAACAATTCGCCCAAACTCGTATTCAGTCATGTTGCTTACTCATCTAAAACTGTTGATATAAAAGGTATGTCTGACAAGAGTCATTTGGATGTAGTTATGGAACCTTCAGCATACACTCTTACTGATTTTACAGTTGTCGGTAAGAAGATAAAAGAAAAGACTTTAAAGCACAAGGGACTTCCTTTCCCCGGAGATGTCGTATTTAGAGGCAGGAACAATATTGGCGTAGAAATGGGGATTACCGTAAAACCGAAGCATGATTTCCACGTTAAGAATATATATCTGCCTGTACACAAAAGCACTTATAGTAAGTGTACATTGAGTGTTAATGTATATGAGATTTTCAATAAAGACAGCTTAGTTAATATATTGCACAAGCCGATTTATTCTGTTGTGGAAGAATCACAAGCAAAACATACTCTTGAAATAACCCCTCAAGAGCCCCTAGTTTTCACTAATCATAAAGGATATTACGTAAGCATAGAAATAGTAGACACACAAAGCGACGGAGCTATATATCTCCCTGCCTATTTAAAAACAAGTTACGTTCGTGATCCCGATTCGAGCAAAGTCAAAAAGATACCTATTAACCTAGGACTGTCTATAAAAGGATTTGAATATTAA
- a CDS encoding sigma-70 family RNA polymerase sigma factor — translation MKQKTDIERIFRTHYEKMYNLARCILYDEDECKDVVSDVFAKILTEQFVLLPESEEFYLMRSVKNRCLNILAHKTTKEKVVKLLMDENDNMFLESDNELLDRLMQIIDRLEPPIRKLILRLRYLQEMSYQEIADQEGVSKVTVYNHLSQAIDFIRKQLK, via the coding sequence ATGAAGCAAAAAACTGACATAGAAAGAATATTCCGAACACATTATGAGAAGATGTACAATCTTGCCAGATGCATTCTCTATGATGAAGACGAATGTAAGGATGTGGTGAGTGATGTATTCGCTAAAATCCTTACAGAACAGTTTGTCCTTTTACCAGAAAGTGAAGAGTTTTACCTTATGCGTAGTGTGAAAAACAGATGTCTGAACATCCTTGCACACAAAACGACAAAAGAAAAGGTAGTGAAATTACTTATGGATGAAAATGACAACATGTTTCTGGAAAGTGATAATGAGCTACTCGACCGCCTGATGCAGATTATTGATAGGCTCGAACCTCCTATCCGTAAATTGATTCTTAGACTACGTTATCTCCAGGAAATGTCGTATCAAGAAATTGCAGACCAAGAAGGAGTTAGCAAAGTCACAGTTTACAATCACCTTTCACAGGCAATAGACTTTATTCGTAAACAATTAAAATAA
- a CDS encoding MBOAT family O-acyltransferase, translating into MEFLSIPFAIFIVVVFALYYARTNRRWQHFMLLTASVVFIGYYHIVYLAYAIGIALFTFEAGKLLHKNIESKWRAWIFTISIAILVGIWLTARYASPLFPLGISFYTFQALSYLIEINWEEEPEDDLMDFMLYMLLFMKFLSGPIERAYDMLPQLKEKHLFNYENVTAGLKLVAWGAFMKLVIADRIAPSMNMVLNDVHLATSAQMLQATLLYPIQLYADFAGYTNMALGLGAMFGFRLSPNFDRPFISLSTGELWRRWHQSLSFWCRDYIFTPVSAEARRWKKWGIYFALLVTFVTIGVWHGAGWTFALYGLFQGLVIIYETATKTGHEHFRAKVGDRVYRPLMIIRTYVLFALSLLFFRVSNVSDVFYVYQHLLNFNVNDAKELRLGLNDNQWIAFGIAVVVMFVMEYINSHKDIIKWTTTKKAYVRWTLYFVLVVLIFFYGNFGVEDFIYIQF; encoded by the coding sequence ATGGAGTTTCTCTCAATACCATTCGCTATATTCATCGTGGTAGTCTTCGCACTATACTATGCGAGGACTAACCGGCGGTGGCAACACTTCATGTTACTTACCGCCAGCGTGGTGTTTATCGGCTATTACCATATAGTGTATTTGGCTTATGCTATTGGCATCGCATTATTCACTTTCGAAGCGGGAAAACTCCTGCATAAAAACATTGAAAGCAAGTGGCGGGCATGGATATTCACCATATCTATCGCCATACTAGTGGGCATTTGGCTCACAGCACGATATGCATCACCACTGTTCCCGCTGGGAATATCGTTCTATACCTTTCAGGCATTATCATATCTGATAGAAATAAACTGGGAGGAAGAACCAGAGGACGACCTGATGGACTTTATGCTGTACATGCTGCTCTTTATGAAATTCCTATCAGGTCCAATAGAACGGGCTTATGACATGCTGCCGCAACTCAAGGAAAAACATTTATTCAACTACGAAAATGTCACAGCGGGACTGAAACTCGTGGCATGGGGAGCTTTCATGAAGCTAGTGATAGCCGACCGCATAGCACCGTCGATGAACATGGTGCTCAATGATGTACATTTGGCCACTAGCGCTCAGATGCTACAGGCCACGCTTCTTTATCCAATCCAGCTATATGCCGATTTTGCGGGATACACCAATATGGCACTTGGATTAGGTGCGATGTTCGGTTTTAGATTGTCGCCCAACTTCGATCGACCGTTCATTTCGCTTTCCACAGGCGAACTATGGCGCAGATGGCATCAGTCGCTGTCATTCTGGTGCCGTGATTATATTTTTACGCCTGTTTCAGCCGAGGCGAGACGATGGAAAAAATGGGGTATCTATTTTGCCCTGCTCGTGACCTTCGTCACCATTGGCGTATGGCACGGGGCCGGATGGACTTTCGCACTTTATGGACTGTTTCAGGGATTAGTCATCATTTATGAAACGGCAACAAAGACAGGGCATGAGCATTTCAGAGCGAAAGTAGGAGATCGTGTCTATCGTCCCCTAATGATTATCCGCACCTATGTGCTCTTTGCCTTGTCGCTACTCTTTTTCCGTGTGTCCAATGTGTCGGATGTATTCTATGTTTATCAGCATCTGCTAAATTTCAACGTCAATGATGCAAAGGAGCTTCGCCTCGGTCTGAATGACAATCAGTGGATAGCTTTTGGAATAGCCGTAGTGGTAATGTTCGTAATGGAATACATTAATTCGCATAAGGATATCATCAAATGGACAACAACTAAAAAGGCATACGTACGCTGGACGCTATATTTCGTTCTAGTGGTGCTTATTTTCTTTTATGGAAATTTCGGTGTTGAGGATTTTATTTATATTCAGTTCTAA
- a CDS encoding pepsin/retropepsin-like aspartic protease family protein codes for MKIIIILILLSSSFQQSIAKNEKKLFADTLSFNYIKGRIVIPVKVNGNDLHLVFDTGSNDNAIFEDKIKGLKVVAKSSARGFNNELVSSDIAEVNFEFNNIKEKLYAPIVKATKSLSEDFDGILGFVWIRNLGYSVKLDGQTKKMIITNIPHFFDTELNFSLKIKYLDSYYGIPSINLKLSPGIELHDVIFDTGYSGDLKIGENDLDKITSSKKGIMFNKQFVRKKEMDIGSLSCYKSILTKVFSIDKLEFANNVFYNYPAISVEGPSVLGSSILEKGSFIFPSKGKVLFFQPSYSK; via the coding sequence ATGAAAATTATTATTATTCTTATATTGTTAAGTTCATCATTCCAGCAATCTATAGCAAAGAATGAAAAAAAACTATTTGCTGATACTCTGTCTTTTAATTACATTAAAGGTCGTATTGTTATTCCAGTTAAGGTTAATGGCAATGACTTACACTTGGTTTTTGATACAGGTAGTAATGACAATGCCATCTTTGAAGACAAAATAAAAGGATTAAAAGTAGTAGCCAAATCTTCTGCTCGAGGATTCAATAATGAATTAGTTTCTTCAGATATTGCTGAAGTTAATTTCGAATTTAATAATATAAAAGAAAAATTGTATGCTCCAATAGTCAAAGCTACGAAGTCGTTAAGTGAGGACTTTGATGGTATATTAGGCTTTGTATGGATTCGTAATTTGGGCTATTCAGTAAAACTTGACGGTCAAACTAAGAAAATGATTATCACAAATATCCCTCATTTTTTTGACACAGAGCTGAATTTTTCATTGAAAATAAAATATCTTGACTCATACTATGGGATACCAAGCATAAACTTAAAGTTGAGCCCTGGAATTGAATTACATGATGTTATTTTTGACACAGGTTATTCTGGAGATTTGAAAATTGGAGAAAACGATTTAGATAAGATTACAAGTTCAAAGAAAGGTATAATGTTTAATAAACAATTTGTTCGTAAAAAAGAAATGGATATTGGCAGCCTTTCATGCTATAAAAGTATTTTAACCAAGGTATTTTCGATAGATAAACTAGAATTTGCTAATAACGTTTTCTATAATTATCCAGCAATATCAGTAGAAGGTCCGTCGGTATTGGGCTCTAGTATTTTAGAAAAAGGGAGTTTTATTTTCCCATCAAAAGGTAAAGTGCTTTTTTTCCAACCTTCGTACTCAAAATAA
- a CDS encoding outer membrane beta-barrel family protein, whose translation MRKTIIILLCALSLHLSAQRVNLHYNNTPISAILKQLNSEQHNYAINFIYNELEDFHVTTDIKNKTIPDAIRQMIGFYPIKMTTMDENILLVECIQKAALHYKGRIIDEHGQSLEFANITLLSPTDSTIIGNGVSNEDGYFVIPCESQKVIARISYVGYKTIKRTFTNPNMGLTKLEPSQMMVKGVVVKGHLITRSAEGLTVNIEKSPLADIGYASDVLKHLPLVTLKNDVYGVLGKGTPLIYINNRLVYDNTELKQLNSSEIKNVKVIINPGAEYDATVNSVIRISTIKAKGDGLSGIVDGNLSAERVLSHQAGGTLNYRKNGLDIFGSARYYRNMLSANQTMDSHNGDWENSDKLKLKGRNLTLLTTLGTNYQWNSRSSVGLRYQFTDTPSNHFNAFDDLEGQHLGIVTYRASSQDYRQRTSKRHYVNAYLDYGFNDDSYLKLDMDYLNGNSNDKQDYNISQSNLSSHNNAKNKLYAGRLIFVSPLLGGNVKTGMEASYTNNNNNYKVVDGATVQNDLHSTTNKANQQLYAGFLEYNKSWNEHWSANIGFRYEYTNFNYYVDAIKSPEASQSYGGFFPSGSIAYNIGNVDISLAYRYTTQRPSYFQLRNAVAINSPYSYEGGNPELQPSKTNMLTLTLAWKDLQFVSTYATIKDGISFIYDHYETNDSIAFFQTRNMDRRYMNFSANYSPTLFKIWKPELQVNFTKPFVSYNGQRYNKPNWYFEMDNLLKLSTSFNVGCEIDYTTAGHTDNGVRYYYANSYAELYFVKTFLNNRLRLNLSVTNIFNTSREKWQIDTNGVISNKWNDNDKRTFKLTVTYRFNESKSKYKGTASTDELKRL comes from the coding sequence ATGAGAAAGACTATTATCATTTTATTATGCGCATTAAGTCTTCATCTTTCTGCCCAACGTGTAAATCTTCATTATAATAACACACCGATATCAGCTATTCTCAAACAGTTGAATAGTGAACAACATAACTATGCCATCAATTTTATTTATAATGAATTGGAGGACTTTCATGTAACTACAGACATTAAAAATAAAACCATACCTGATGCCATCAGACAGATGATAGGATTCTACCCTATCAAAATGACAACAATGGATGAAAACATTCTGCTTGTAGAGTGCATTCAAAAGGCAGCACTCCACTACAAAGGGCGAATCATTGATGAGCATGGACAATCACTAGAATTTGCAAACATCACACTATTATCACCAACTGACTCTACCATTATAGGCAATGGAGTAAGCAATGAGGATGGATATTTCGTTATTCCGTGCGAATCACAGAAAGTGATAGCTCGTATCTCTTATGTAGGCTACAAGACTATCAAGCGAACATTTACTAATCCAAATATGGGACTTACCAAATTGGAGCCTTCTCAAATGATGGTGAAAGGAGTCGTTGTAAAAGGGCATCTGATTACTCGTTCTGCTGAAGGATTAACTGTCAACATTGAGAAAAGTCCACTAGCTGATATTGGCTATGCGTCGGATGTGCTAAAGCACCTGCCACTTGTTACATTGAAAAACGATGTTTACGGTGTTTTGGGCAAAGGGACACCACTTATTTATATCAATAACCGATTGGTATACGATAATACGGAACTAAAGCAACTTAATTCCTCTGAAATAAAGAATGTGAAGGTTATTATTAACCCTGGCGCAGAATACGATGCTACAGTAAATTCTGTCATCCGAATATCTACGATTAAAGCTAAGGGCGATGGATTAAGTGGTATTGTAGACGGAAATTTAAGTGCAGAGCGTGTGTTATCACACCAAGCTGGTGGAACATTAAACTATAGAAAAAATGGTTTGGATATTTTTGGATCTGCAAGATACTACAGAAATATGTTAAGTGCAAACCAAACGATGGATAGTCATAACGGAGATTGGGAAAACAGTGATAAACTTAAACTCAAAGGACGAAACCTTACCCTGTTAACAACTTTAGGTACTAACTATCAATGGAATAGCCGCTCATCTGTAGGATTACGTTACCAATTCACCGACACCCCAAGTAATCACTTCAATGCTTTTGACGACTTGGAAGGACAACATCTAGGTATCGTGACCTATCGTGCCTCATCTCAAGACTACAGACAGCGAACATCTAAGCGCCACTACGTGAATGCTTATTTAGACTACGGGTTCAATGATGATTCCTATTTGAAACTTGATATGGACTATCTTAATGGAAATAGCAATGATAAACAAGACTACAACATTTCGCAAAGTAATCTCAGTTCACATAACAACGCAAAGAACAAACTATATGCAGGAAGACTCATCTTTGTTTCTCCCTTATTAGGCGGAAATGTTAAGACTGGTATGGAAGCCTCATATACGAACAACAATAATAACTACAAAGTAGTTGATGGCGCAACCGTGCAAAACGATCTCCATTCAACAACAAACAAAGCCAACCAACAACTTTATGCAGGGTTCTTAGAATATAACAAATCATGGAATGAACATTGGAGCGCAAATATAGGGTTTAGATACGAATATACCAACTTTAATTACTATGTTGACGCTATAAAATCCCCAGAAGCCAGTCAATCGTATGGTGGCTTTTTCCCATCGGGGTCTATTGCCTATAATATTGGTAATGTAGATATTTCACTGGCTTACCGTTATACAACGCAACGACCATCTTATTTTCAACTACGCAATGCTGTAGCCATAAATAGTCCGTATTCATACGAAGGTGGAAATCCAGAGTTGCAACCTAGCAAAACAAATATGCTTACGCTAACATTAGCATGGAAAGACCTCCAGTTTGTTTCTACCTATGCAACAATAAAAGATGGTATTTCATTCATTTATGATCACTATGAGACTAATGATTCTATTGCTTTCTTTCAAACTCGCAATATGGATAGACGCTACATGAACTTTTCTGCCAACTACTCTCCTACACTATTCAAAATATGGAAACCTGAATTGCAAGTGAATTTCACGAAACCATTTGTGTCATATAATGGTCAAAGATACAACAAGCCTAACTGGTATTTTGAAATGGATAATCTTTTAAAACTCTCTACATCTTTTAATGTAGGGTGTGAAATAGACTATACCACAGCTGGACATACGGATAACGGCGTGAGGTATTACTATGCAAACTCTTATGCCGAACTATACTTTGTAAAAACATTCTTAAATAACCGACTGCGATTGAACTTAAGTGTTACTAACATATTCAACACGAGTCGTGAGAAATGGCAAATTGACACGAATGGGGTTATTAGTAATAAATGGAATGATAATGATAAGAGGACATTTAAACTTACTGTGACCTACCGCTTTAATGAGTCGAAGAGCAAGTATAAAGGAACGGCATCTACTGACGAATTGAAACGACTATAA
- a CDS encoding DUF4974 domain-containing protein, with protein MINKTIEEKKKVFFDIQEHPDRYSDQQIEEILADEELKATIHDAARIKRAIKKLNPQKVNVDDAWQQFSKTHFRHQHNWMKIAASIIGIVFLSGVALAAVIQLGILHTSPSHKPTIKPSITKQVNSQDYAKTEKEIKKDSVDMKPVVFENAKLKDVLDQMATFYNVKVVYQNEDTGKIRLFFNWDKKQSLDYCLKILNGFEHINIIYSDNTITVE; from the coding sequence ATGATTAATAAAACGATAGAAGAAAAGAAGAAGGTATTCTTTGATATCCAAGAACATCCGGATAGATATTCAGATCAGCAGATTGAAGAAATTCTAGCTGATGAGGAATTGAAAGCAACAATTCATGATGCTGCAAGAATTAAACGAGCTATTAAAAAGCTAAATCCACAAAAGGTAAATGTGGATGATGCTTGGCAACAATTCTCAAAGACACATTTTCGTCACCAACATAACTGGATGAAAATTGCAGCCTCTATAATCGGCATTGTTTTTCTTTCTGGCGTAGCTCTGGCAGCAGTCATTCAGTTAGGTATATTACATACTTCACCAAGTCATAAACCGACCATAAAACCGAGTATAACAAAACAGGTGAATAGCCAGGACTATGCAAAAACTGAGAAGGAAATAAAGAAAGACTCTGTAGACATGAAGCCTGTGGTATTTGAAAATGCTAAGCTGAAAGATGTTCTAGATCAGATGGCAACATTCTATAATGTGAAGGTTGTTTATCAGAATGAAGATACTGGTAAAATTAGATTATTCTTTAATTGGGACAAGAAGCAATCTCTAGATTATTGTCTTAAGATACTTAATGGTTTTGAACACATCAACATCATCTATTCAGACAACACTATAACTGTGGAATGA